Part of the Geobacter pickeringii genome, CCACATCCTCCGGGAAGAGAGTTTCCTCAAGGGGAAGTCTACCGGCCGCCGGGGTGATTGCAACGGGTGATCTGCAGAAAGGGAGGAATTGACTAAAGTTTTCTCTTTCGATGCCGATAAGGATGCCGTAGTGGTGCGGCCGCGCAGGGACAGCGGAGGGCGACGATGTTCGAAGGGGTGGGAGAGGGGAGATACTGGGACGAGGAGTGGGAGGTGATCGTCCGGCGGACGGCGGTGAGCCCGGAGGCCTTGTGGCGCCCCGCCGCCGAGAAGACGGGAAAAGCCTGGCTGGTGGGGGGCGACCTCTTCCATCCCGGACTCCCCCTTGAAGACGTGGACCGCATCCTCTCGGCGGTGGCGTCGAACCCTCAGCACCTCTTCATCGCCGTCACCGACCGCCCCGAACTCTCCCTCGCCCGCCTTTACGGCATCACGGCGGAAACTCCCCGGCGGCTCCTGGAGGAGGACGATTCCCTGCACAACCTCTGGTTCCTCGTCCGGATGAGAGACCAGGCCGAGGCCGACCTCCGCATCCCCGCCACCATCGCCCTCAAGAACTGCTGGGTGGCGGACGGAGTCCGGTGGCCAGTGGTCGGCGTCCTGGCCGAGCCGCTCCGGGGATCGCTCGATCTGCGGCAGGTGAATACCCTCTGCGTCGCCGGCTTCGGCTCCATCGACTGGGTGGTCTGTGGCGCCCCCGCAGGGGACGGTCTCGCCCACCGGCAGGGGTGGGTGCGGGGGGTCCGGGACCAGGCGGATGAGCGGGGGATTCCCTTCTTTCGCACCGGCCGCGGAGGCGATGCCGACCCCCTGCCGGACGATGAGCGCCGGTACGAGGTTCCGCCGTTTCGCGCCGAATCGACCCGGCTCCACATCTTCGACCACTGCCGCGTCAACCGGGGCCGCGAGGAGCTCTACTCCAGCGGTTGCCGTTCAATCTCCCTCTGACGCCAGATCCCTTCGGCAGCGTGATTCCCCCTGAAAACGATTCATCCCCCAAGGCATGCACTCCCCCGGGTGCGGAAAAATCGTCACATCCTCATTGGTCCGTGAACCCCCCGGCGAAGTCGATGGCGCAGGCGGTGCCGAAGACGGGGTGGGGAGCGCAGGCGGCTCCGGCCACGCCGAAGGAGGGGGTGTAGATGTTCTTCCGGTGGCCGCGACCGGGGACGCCGTCGTCGATGATGAGCTGCATCACCACGGAGCGGGCCTCGTCGGGGCCGTAGCTCACGTTTTCGCCGATGGTCCGCTCCCACCTCCCCTGCCGGTCGATCCTCAGCCGCATCCCGGTGCTGCCGCTGCCGTGACCCGTCGTTCCGTTCGCTTCCTGCTCACGCACGAGTTCCGCTGCAGCCCGGGAAAGCCCGTCGGACCAGGTGAGGGGGGCGAGGGGCCTCTGGCGCCGGAGGAAGCGGATCGCCTCGTCCACTACCTTCGTCCCCTCCCGGGTGATGATGCGGGTCCGGCTGCCGGGGACCAGGTAGTTCGTCCCCTGGAAATGGGAGCGGTACTCCTCCAGGTGCCCGGCGAAGGCGCGGGGGGCGGTGCGGGCGGCGTTCAGCTCGTCGAGGATGGCCCGTTCGAGGGGGGAGCCGTCCCCGGCGGCGGGGAGCGCGGTCAGCAGCGTGAGGGCCAGGGTCAGGGCAATGGGACGGATCATGGAGGATGCTCCTTCCGGGAGAGGATGGGGGGTCAGGGGTGAATGGTGCCGGCCCGCAGCACCAGCGGCCACGAGACGGGGCGCGCGGTTCCCGGCCTCCCCCAGAGGGGGGAGAGCTCCTCTGCCAGCGCCGGGAGCGGGTCGCCCCCTGTGAGCCGCCGGTACTCCGCCACCGCCGACCAGGTGGCGAGGTATCCCATGAGGTGTCCCAGCTCCCATTCGGCGGTCATGCCGAAGGAGGGGGTGGCGATCTCGGCGAAGGGGAAGGGGAGGGTGCGGTAACCGGCGTCCACGTGGGCCCGCTCCGGGGGCCAGTAGGGGCCGATGGTGTCGCGGTAGAAGCGGCCGATCACCCGGTCGATCTCACCGTCGATCGCGAGGAGCCCGTAGGTGAAGGCGGCGAAGACGCCACCGTGCCGCGCCACGCGCCGCACCTCCGGGTAGAACCGGTCGAAGTCGAACCAGTGGAGCGCCTGGGCGGCGATCACCAGGTCGACGCAGCCGTCGGGGAGGCCGGTCGCCTCCGCCGGGGCCACGCGGTAGTCGACCCGCTCGCAGGGTCGGGCGTTTTCGATCTGGGCCGCGCTCGGGTCGACGGCGTACACCGTTGCGAAGTGCTCCGCCAGCGCCACCGATGCCTGACCGGTGCCGCAGCCGCAGTCCAGTGCCGCGTCCCGCCGCGGCGGCAGCCCCGCCAGCCAGGAGAAGAGCTCCGGCGGGTATCCCGGGCGGAAGGTCCGGTAGGCGTCGGAGCCGGTGGAAAAATAGTTTTTGAACGGCATGGTCATGGTGGTTCTCCCTCGGCGCTGTCGTGATGGTGTCACAAGGATCCCGACCGGAAGCTCGCCGGCCAGCAGTACGGGGTCATGGAAGCGGTCTACCGTGAGCTGGCCGAGACCCTGACGGAGCGATAGCTCAGGCTTCCGCCACCACCACCGCCGCCTCCCGCTCCCGGTCCCGGCCGTGGTCCTTTGCCACGAGCATGTAGATGGAGGGGACCACGAAGAGGGTGAAGAGGGTGCCGACGAACATTCCCCCCACCAGCACGAGGCCGATGGAGTTCCGGGCGGCGGCGCCGGCCCCGGTGACCAGCGTGAGAGGGAAGTGGCCGGCAATGGTGGCGGCGCTGGTCATGAGAATCGGCCGCAGGCGCGTCATGGCCGCCTGGCGCACGGCGTCCAGCTTGGGGAGCCCCTGGAGCTGGAGCTTGTTGGCGAACTCCACGATGAGGATGCCGTTCTTGGAGACGAGCCCCACCAGCGTCACGAGCCCCACCTGGGAGTAGATGTTGAGGGTGGTCGTCCACCCCTTGGTCCAGAACGGCGTGTTCGGGTCGGGCATCTTGAGGAAGGTGAAGATGAGCGCCCCGAAGAGCGCCAGCGGCACCGACCCGGCCAGGATGACGAAGGGGTCGCGGAAGCTGTTGAACTGGGCCGCCAGCACCAGGAAGATGAGGACCACGGCGAGGCCGAAGGCGGGGAGGAACTTGTTCCCCTCGGTCCGGAGCTGCCGCGATTCGCCGGTGTAGTCGAGGACGTATCCCTGGGGGAGGATCTTCGCCGACTCCCCCTCCAGAAAGCGGAGCGCCTCGTCCAGGGGGCGCATGGCCACGCCGCTGATCTTCACCGCATTCAGCTGCTGGAACCGGTTGAGGGAGCGGGGGACCACCGACTCGCGCTGGGTGGCGACGGTGGAGAGCGGCACCAGCTTGCCGCCGGGGCCGGTGACGTAGACCGATTTCAGCTGCTCCGGGTTGAGGCGGCCGACCCGCTCGATCTGGGGGATCACCTTGTAGCTCCGCCCCGCGATGTCGAAACGGTTGACGTAGTTCCCCCCCACCATCCCGCCGATGTCGGCGCCGACCTGCTCGAGGCTGAGCCCCAGGGCCGCCACCTTGTCCCGGTCGATGACGAACTCCGTCTGGGGCTGATCGATCTTCACGTCGATGATCGGCGGGAAGGCGAACATCCCGCTCTGCATCGCCTTCTGCTGGAGCTTGCGGGCAAACTCCAGGATCTGGCCGGTGTCGGCCGTGGAGGCGATGATGAACTCCACCGGGAACTGCCCCCCGCCGGGGAGCGCCGGCGGCGTCACCGGAAACATCTGGATGCCGGGGATCGCCCCGAGCTTCCGCTGCACCTCGGGCATGATCTGGAAGACGGTCCGCTTCCGGCTGTCCCACGGTTTGGTGACCATGCCGCCGAAGCCGGAGTTGGGGAAGGTGATCTGGAAGGTGAAGTCAGTCTCGGGGATCCCGAGGAAGACCTTGTTGGCCGCCGCGGCGTAGCGGCTGGTCTGGTCCAGGGTGGAGTTGGCCGAGGCGTCAAGGATGCCGAAGATGACCCCCTGGTCCTCCGTGGGGGCCAGCTCCTTGGCCGACATGACGAACATCGGCACGGTCAGGAGGCTCACCACGATCCAGACCATGTAGACCGCCGGCCGGGCCGCCAGGGTCCGGTCGAGCCAGCGGCCGTAGGCACCCTTCAGGCGGTTGAAGTCACGGGTGATGCGTCCCGCCAGGCCATGCTCCCCGCTCTCCGGCTTGAGGAGTTTCGCCGACATGACCGGCGAGAGCGTCAGGGCCACAATCCCCGAGATGGTCACCGCGCCGGCCAGGGTGAAGGCGAACTCGCGGAAGAGCGCCCCGGTGAGCCCCCCCTGCAGGCCGATGGGGAGGTAGACCGCCGCCAGGGTTATGGTCATGGCGATGATCGGTCCCACCAGCTCCCGGGCGCCGATGAGGGCCGCCTCCAGGGGGGATTTCCCCTCCCCCAGGTGGCGTTCCACGTTCTCCACCACCACGATGGCGTCGTCCACCACGAGACCGACCGAGAGGACCACGGCCAGGAGCGTCAGGAGGTTCACCGTGAAGCCGAAGGCCTGCATCAGGAAGACCGCGCCGATGAGCGACACGGGAATGGCCACCACCGGGACGAAGACCGAGCGGAAGGAGCCGAGGAAGAGGAAGATGACCACCACCACGATCAGCAGCGTATCCCCCAGGGTCTTGAGCACCTCGTGGATGGCGTTGTCGATGTAGTTGGTGGCGTCGTAGGCAACCCGGGCCGAAAGGCCGCTGGGGAGGTCCTTCTGGATCGCCGCCATCTCGGCTCGCACCCGCTTGATGACGTCCAGGGAGTTGGCGTTGGGGAGCGGCCAGATCCCCATGAAGACGGCGGTCTGTCCCGAGAAGCGGACCTCGGCGTCGTAGTCCTCGGCCCCCAGCACCACGTCGGCCACGTCCGAGAGTCGCACCAGGGTGCCGTCCTGCTGGCGCACCACCAGGCGCTTGAACTCCTCCACCGTGCTCAGGTTGGTGTTGGCGGTGAGGTTCACCTGGATGAGGGACCCCTTGCTCCGCCCCAGGGCCGCCAGGAAGTTGTTGGCGGCCAGGGCCTGGCGCACCTGGGTCGGGGTGACGTTCAGGGCGGCCATCCGGTCGGGCTTGAGCCAGACCCG contains:
- a CDS encoding DUF5131 family protein; translation: MFEGVGEGRYWDEEWEVIVRRTAVSPEALWRPAAEKTGKAWLVGGDLFHPGLPLEDVDRILSAVASNPQHLFIAVTDRPELSLARLYGITAETPRRLLEEDDSLHNLWFLVRMRDQAEADLRIPATIALKNCWVADGVRWPVVGVLAEPLRGSLDLRQVNTLCVAGFGSIDWVVCGAPAGDGLAHRQGWVRGVRDQADERGIPFFRTGRGGDADPLPDDERRYEVPPFRAESTRLHIFDHCRVNRGREELYSSGCRSISL
- a CDS encoding CAP domain-containing protein yields the protein MIRPIALTLALTLLTALPAAGDGSPLERAILDELNAARTAPRAFAGHLEEYRSHFQGTNYLVPGSRTRIITREGTKVVDEAIRFLRRQRPLAPLTWSDGLSRAAAELVREQEANGTTGHGSGSTGMRLRIDRQGRWERTIGENVSYGPDEARSVVMQLIIDDGVPGRGHRKNIYTPSFGVAGAACAPHPVFGTACAIDFAGGFTDQ
- a CDS encoding class I SAM-dependent methyltransferase — protein: MTMPFKNYFSTGSDAYRTFRPGYPPELFSWLAGLPPRRDAALDCGCGTGQASVALAEHFATVYAVDPSAAQIENARPCERVDYRVAPAEATGLPDGCVDLVIAAQALHWFDFDRFYPEVRRVARHGGVFAAFTYGLLAIDGEIDRVIGRFYRDTIGPYWPPERAHVDAGYRTLPFPFAEIATPSFGMTAEWELGHLMGYLATWSAVAEYRRLTGGDPLPALAEELSPLWGRPGTARPVSWPLVLRAGTIHP
- a CDS encoding efflux RND transporter permease subunit, yielding MKITDLFIRRPVLALVVNLIVIIAGLQAIRTLNVRQYPRSENAAVTVTTVYTGASADLVRGFVTTPLERAIAAADGIEYMESQSTLGLSTIKIRLKLNYDGTKALAEISSKVDQVRRDLPPEAEVPVLNIESADSEFASAYLSFSSDILQQNEITDYLVRVVQPRLSAIQGVQRADILGGRTFAMRVWLKPDRMAALNVTPTQVRQALAANNFLAALGRSKGSLIQVNLTANTNLSTVEEFKRLVVRQQDGTLVRLSDVADVVLGAEDYDAEVRFSGQTAVFMGIWPLPNANSLDVIKRVRAEMAAIQKDLPSGLSARVAYDATNYIDNAIHEVLKTLGDTLLIVVVVIFLFLGSFRSVFVPVVAIPVSLIGAVFLMQAFGFTVNLLTLLAVVLSVGLVVDDAIVVVENVERHLGEGKSPLEAALIGARELVGPIIAMTITLAAVYLPIGLQGGLTGALFREFAFTLAGAVTISGIVALTLSPVMSAKLLKPESGEHGLAGRITRDFNRLKGAYGRWLDRTLAARPAVYMVWIVVSLLTVPMFVMSAKELAPTEDQGVIFGILDASANSTLDQTSRYAAAANKVFLGIPETDFTFQITFPNSGFGGMVTKPWDSRKRTVFQIMPEVQRKLGAIPGIQMFPVTPPALPGGGQFPVEFIIASTADTGQILEFARKLQQKAMQSGMFAFPPIIDVKIDQPQTEFVIDRDKVAALGLSLEQVGADIGGMVGGNYVNRFDIAGRSYKVIPQIERVGRLNPEQLKSVYVTGPGGKLVPLSTVATQRESVVPRSLNRFQQLNAVKISGVAMRPLDEALRFLEGESAKILPQGYVLDYTGESRQLRTEGNKFLPAFGLAVVLIFLVLAAQFNSFRDPFVILAGSVPLALFGALIFTFLKMPDPNTPFWTKGWTTTLNIYSQVGLVTLVGLVSKNGILIVEFANKLQLQGLPKLDAVRQAAMTRLRPILMTSAATIAGHFPLTLVTGAGAAARNSIGLVLVGGMFVGTLFTLFVVPSIYMLVAKDHGRDREREAAVVVAEA